From Cydia splendana chromosome 4, ilCydSple1.2, whole genome shotgun sequence, one genomic window encodes:
- the LOC134789529 gene encoding facilitated trehalose transporter Tret1-2 homolog, producing the protein MPLRSIFIGEYTSPRHRGGFLSLINLTKSFGILFVHFVGSVTGYKTTSVVSMAFPLASIFMMAYSPESPSWLARQSKHAECKKAFIWLRGMEEMAELEGLIQASKKLDQKVIIKKNRFHQISAIAKKKELYKPIILVFAMFFMMNFAGGTLMGAYAVTVLNLLMGPDVNAHIWMVALDAVRLFFSVISIYVTNKIKRRTLTFTTAAMSVGSMLGLAAYVFIKAKGLFPWDSLWVPGPLISLQALALGLGTAPLPTVIAGEVFPLQYRGLGASVSLLSVSGSVFLVLKTFPALESVMGLHGVYFLHSGTMIMCLVVTWFLLPETSGKTLQQIEEHFRGESIGHPEADEETKSFEGLEEVK; encoded by the coding sequence ATGCCGCTGCGCTCCATTTTTATCGGCGAGTATACCAGCCCTCGCCACCGCGGCGGATTCCTCAGTCTCATCAACTTGACCAAATCATTCGGCATCTTATTCGTCCACTTCGTCGGCTCTGTCACCGGCTATAAAACCACATCAGTCGTCTCAATGGCCTTTCCTCTCGCCAGTATTTTCATGATGGCTTATTCTCCAGAGTCTCCTAGTTGGCTGGCGAGGCAAAGCAAACATGCCGAATGTAAAAAAGCATTCATATGGCTAAGAGGGATGGAAGAGATGGCTGAATTGGAAGGACTTATACAAGCCAGTAAGAAATTAGACCAAAAAGTAATCATAAAGAAAAACAGGTTTCACCAAATTAGTGCAATCGCGAAGAAAAAAGAGTTATACAAGCCCATTATCTTGGTATTTGCGATGTTTTTTATGATGAACTTCGCAGGTGGCACGCTTATGGGAGCGTATGCGGTTACCGTTTTGAACTTGTTGATGGGCCCTGATGTTAATGCTCATATTTGGATGGTGGCCCTGGATGCCGTAAGATTGTTCTTCAGTGTAATTTCTATTTACGtgacaaacaaaattaaaagaaGAACACTGACGTTTACTACAGCGGCGATGTCCGTCGGAAGCATGTTAGGTCTTGCCGCTTACGTGTTTATCAAAGCCAAAGGCTTATTTCCTTGGGACTCACTGTGGGTACCCGGTCCACTCATTAGTCTACAGGCTCTGGCTTTAGGTCTGGGCACGGCTCCACTGCCTACCGTAATAGCCGGCGAGGTCTTTCCTTTACAGTACAGAGGTCTCGGAGCAAGCGTGAGCCTATTATCAGTGTCTGGATCGGTATTTCTGGTACTCAAGACTTTTCCAGCTCTAGAATCGGTTATGGGTTTACATGGAGTGTATTTTTTACACTCCGGAACTATGATAATGTGTCTGGTGGTGACGTGGTTCCTTCTACCGGAGACAAGCGGTAAGACGCTTCAGCAAATAGAGGAACATTTTAGAGGAGAATCAATCGGTCATCCAGAAGCTGACGAAGAAACGAAATCATTCGAAGGCTTGGAGGAGGTTAAGTAA